A genomic segment from Candidatus Hydrogenedentota bacterium encodes:
- a CDS encoding Gfo/Idh/MocA family oxidoreductase, whose protein sequence is MQELKVTISGTGFAGDFTAQAYGMIPHKNGVDIVLAGVNSGHLGNARKFAEKHGVAKAYLSHETMLNSIRPDIDNIACANYVHGQYVMEAAQAAVKVIVLEKPPIIWHGYAEGREADAAARKRETMEALSRVLDVAGASQARLLYAENLVYVDGVKAVAELLREAMKRKKGTVLYQWGVCAHQGSHAPAYDTPAKSGGGSLFNKACHPLGPALYLKQIEGILRNGKPIRPARVSAVALQVLKHQPKPAGRHFRVMQHVDDFGRLTVVFQDGTVAELLGYDLSISGIRNEFSVITDFGQYDMRINPNDEHQLFLPDGAVAGNLLMREKLPTPQGTSFPRPRQFHAHGYVNEMDDAVECALHPLRQPQSGPMLAWDTMAVLMAGYESSEKEAVFVDVREYTEGRAFPESAWPDPAACGSVLQRQ, encoded by the coding sequence GTGCAAGAACTCAAGGTGACGATCAGCGGGACAGGCTTCGCCGGAGATTTCACCGCGCAGGCCTACGGTATGATCCCGCACAAGAACGGAGTGGACATCGTGCTGGCGGGCGTAAACTCAGGGCATCTGGGGAACGCGCGCAAATTCGCGGAAAAGCACGGCGTGGCGAAGGCTTATTTGTCCCATGAGACGATGCTGAACAGCATCCGGCCGGACATCGACAACATCGCGTGCGCGAACTACGTGCATGGTCAGTACGTGATGGAGGCGGCGCAGGCGGCCGTGAAGGTGATTGTGCTCGAGAAGCCGCCCATCATCTGGCATGGGTACGCCGAAGGGCGCGAGGCGGACGCCGCGGCGCGCAAGCGCGAGACCATGGAGGCGCTCAGCCGCGTATTGGACGTGGCAGGGGCATCTCAGGCGAGACTGTTGTACGCGGAGAACCTGGTTTACGTGGATGGCGTGAAGGCGGTGGCGGAACTGCTGCGCGAGGCGATGAAACGCAAGAAGGGGACGGTTCTCTACCAGTGGGGCGTCTGCGCACATCAGGGGTCTCATGCGCCTGCATACGACACTCCGGCGAAGTCCGGCGGCGGCTCGCTGTTCAACAAGGCCTGCCATCCGCTGGGGCCCGCGCTGTACTTGAAGCAAATCGAGGGCATTCTGCGCAACGGCAAGCCGATTCGGCCCGCCAGGGTTTCGGCAGTCGCGCTTCAGGTGCTGAAGCATCAGCCCAAACCGGCGGGACGGCACTTCCGCGTGATGCAGCACGTCGACGATTTTGGCCGGCTGACCGTGGTGTTTCAGGACGGTACCGTGGCCGAACTGCTTGGATATGACCTGAGCATCAGCGGCATCAGGAACGAGTTTTCCGTGATCACCGACTTTGGACAGTATGATATGCGGATCAATCCGAATGACGAGCATCAGTTGTTCCTTCCGGACGGCGCGGTCGCGGGCAACCTGCTGATGCGCGAGAAGCTGCCAACGCCGCAGGGCACCTCGTTCCCGCGTCCGAGGCAATTTCACGCGCATGGTTACGTGAACGAAATGGACGATGCGGTGGAATGCGCGTTGCACCCGCTGCGGCAGCCACAGTCGGGGCCGATGCTCGCGTGGGACACGATGGCGGTGCTCATGGCGGGATACGAATCGAGCGAGAAGGAGGCCGTTTTTGTCGACGTGCGCGAATACACGGAAGGGCGCGCGTTTCCCGAGTCGGCCTGGCCCGACCCAGCCGCGTGCGGCTCCGTCCTGCAACGGCAGTAG
- a CDS encoding alpha-L-fucosidase, producing MTATPAVFAAIPVLAFLMAQPVHASDAAPLLPCQETPAQRDARLALWREARFGMFIHWGPASVNGTEISWSRIGHPHDHPGLESVPAETYDALYRRFNPAAFDADAWMQLAKDAGMKYVVFVAKHHDGFSMWPTRLRPEYSIRATPFARDICKEIADAAHAHGLMLGWYYSTRDWTHPDYLAGDNRKYDAFYREQVRELITDYGRVDILWFDHVAGNWRDYDFQSLFDMLYLLQPGIVVNDRAARFIRPTEDAPSPGTAALTRGDFDTPEQKVGTFQRERPWESCITMTECKDGGGWSYRPDGRTRSLEECIRMLVSCVCGDGNLLLNAGPMPTGEILPEQAAVLRQIGAWLGEYGESIYGTRGGPYRNGAWGGATYKGRNVYLHVFRRDGGTLSLPRLKAGVVTAAALTGGNITWELSGERLRIALPPAEWNAIDTIIKLELDGPADNEIDIEPLQVE from the coding sequence ATGACCGCGACGCCGGCTGTATTCGCCGCAATACCGGTGCTGGCATTTCTGATGGCACAGCCCGTGCATGCGTCAGACGCAGCCCCGCTGTTGCCTTGCCAGGAGACGCCGGCACAGCGCGACGCGCGTCTTGCGCTGTGGCGCGAGGCCCGGTTTGGCATGTTCATTCACTGGGGCCCGGCGAGCGTGAACGGCACGGAGATCAGCTGGTCGCGCATTGGGCATCCCCATGACCATCCCGGTCTCGAGTCCGTGCCGGCCGAGACCTACGACGCTCTCTACCGGCGTTTTAATCCGGCAGCATTCGATGCGGACGCCTGGATGCAGCTTGCCAAGGACGCCGGCATGAAGTACGTCGTGTTCGTTGCCAAGCACCACGACGGGTTCTCCATGTGGCCGACCCGATTGCGCCCCGAGTACAGCATCCGGGCGACGCCGTTCGCGCGCGATATCTGCAAAGAGATTGCGGACGCGGCGCATGCGCACGGGCTGATGCTGGGCTGGTACTACTCGACCCGGGACTGGACGCACCCGGACTATCTCGCGGGCGATAACCGGAAATATGACGCCTTCTACCGTGAACAGGTCCGCGAACTCATTACCGATTATGGACGTGTCGACATACTGTGGTTCGATCACGTGGCCGGGAACTGGCGCGATTACGATTTTCAGAGCCTTTTCGACATGCTCTACCTGCTGCAGCCGGGTATCGTGGTCAACGATCGTGCGGCGCGGTTTATCCGTCCCACGGAAGACGCGCCTTCGCCCGGGACTGCCGCCCTGACGCGGGGGGATTTTGACACGCCGGAACAGAAGGTCGGCACGTTCCAGCGCGAGCGGCCCTGGGAATCTTGCATTACCATGACCGAGTGCAAGGACGGCGGCGGCTGGTCCTATCGGCCCGACGGGCGCACGCGCTCGCTTGAGGAATGCATCCGGATGCTGGTCAGTTGCGTTTGTGGCGATGGCAACCTGCTGCTGAATGCCGGGCCCATGCCCACGGGCGAGATTTTGCCGGAGCAGGCCGCGGTGTTGCGGCAGATCGGCGCATGGCTCGGCGAGTACGGCGAGAGCATCTACGGTACGCGCGGCGGCCCGTACCGCAACGGGGCTTGGGGCGGCGCCACTTACAAGGGCCGGAACGTGTACCTGCACGTTTTTCGCCGGGATGGAGGCACCCTGAGCCTGCCGCGCTTGAAAGCCGGGGTCGTGACGGCCGCGGCGCTTACCGGCGGCAACATCACTTGGGAACTGAGCGGCGAACGGCTGCGCATTGCGCTGCCGCCAGCCGAATGGAATGCCATAGACACTATTATCAAGCTGGAACTGGACGGTCCCGCGGACAACGAAATAGATATCGAGCCGTTGCAGGTCGAATAG
- a CDS encoding SUMF1/EgtB/PvdO family nonheme iron enzyme, with protein MRTICPCLAMLLVPASASLAQLPGMVDVPAGAFTMGNDASPLWDQRPARHVVLSQPFRISTTEVTLEQYRRFRPEWTLASPDGFVRGVSWHDATSYCGWLTKTEGRSFRLPTEAEWEYVRRSAEAWGVQNMANEVREWCADWYGDYPPGEAVDPVGPDCGLARVVRGGVLDQLDGRFECLARSEYEQPACRAGMPPGFGLLPCADQAQFPDGMGVPGAHQIGFRVVEAAPPATAPTACTPPFVCLGIKAVSSSAQTGPDSARPYFRKRRLLPSPPETETDRDLMAEHQRRIDAAGLDPSFRGHNHSPALEVCDNGDLLLVIFTSYTEYEPEMSLIAARLRFGADAWDMPSRLIDCPGACDNTPLLWNDAGRLHLFWAWSRAQGAFPFQWITSEDNGASWSETRFPAFTGVIGPHDRQPINRAFRTADGTVCLPSDGVGGTSVLWTSRNNMHTWQDNGGRSAGRHTVYCELSDGRLLALGGKNTDIAGYMPKAISSDGGANWQVTASPFPALAANQRPSLLRLRSGRLFFASDFQKREGAQPAGFSKTGSFVALSDDEGETWRLRKLPGAQEHENGPGFFNNLPGATTLGYSVARQAQNGVIHLITTMNVPCPHFEMNEAWILADEPDEVPEDRLLENTAHAVHDVRTHLERYPDGTPRLVWNAGVGDDGRCLLHGVETWFYPGGSKQYETSYALGRKTGAETLWRRDGSKAWEWLHEPNGVSHWTQWWEKGVKKAESTWRDERATGIARAWDCAGSLVAEFDFTPPE; from the coding sequence ATGCGAACCATCTGCCCTTGCCTCGCGATGCTGCTTGTCCCGGCTTCCGCGTCGTTGGCGCAACTGCCCGGCATGGTGGACGTGCCGGCAGGCGCCTTCACGATGGGTAACGACGCGTCCCCGCTCTGGGACCAGCGTCCCGCCCGCCACGTTGTCCTGTCGCAACCGTTCCGCATCTCGACAACCGAAGTGACGCTGGAACAATACCGCCGGTTCCGCCCGGAATGGACACTGGCGAGCCCGGACGGCTTCGTGCGGGGCGTGAGCTGGCATGACGCCACGTCGTATTGCGGCTGGCTCACAAAGACCGAGGGCCGTTCCTTCCGCCTGCCCACGGAGGCGGAATGGGAATACGTGCGCCGTTCCGCGGAAGCGTGGGGCGTTCAGAACATGGCCAACGAGGTCCGTGAATGGTGCGCGGACTGGTACGGGGACTATCCCCCGGGCGAAGCCGTGGACCCCGTTGGCCCCGATTGCGGTCTTGCCCGGGTCGTGCGCGGCGGCGTGCTCGACCAGCTTGACGGCCGGTTCGAATGCCTGGCCCGCAGCGAATATGAACAGCCCGCTTGCCGCGCCGGCATGCCGCCCGGCTTCGGTTTGCTTCCATGCGCGGACCAGGCGCAATTCCCCGACGGCATGGGCGTGCCCGGCGCGCACCAGATCGGCTTCCGCGTTGTGGAGGCGGCGCCGCCCGCGACCGCTCCAACGGCATGCACGCCCCCGTTCGTGTGCCTGGGCATCAAGGCGGTTTCCTCTTCGGCACAAACCGGGCCCGACAGCGCAAGGCCCTATTTCCGAAAGCGACGCCTGTTGCCGAGTCCGCCCGAAACAGAAACGGACCGGGATTTGATGGCGGAGCATCAGCGGCGGATAGACGCCGCGGGCCTCGACCCCTCCTTTCGCGGGCATAACCACTCTCCCGCCCTGGAAGTCTGCGACAACGGCGACCTGCTCCTCGTCATCTTTACATCCTATACCGAGTATGAACCCGAGATGTCGCTGATAGCCGCGCGATTGCGTTTTGGCGCGGACGCGTGGGACATGCCGTCGCGTCTCATCGATTGCCCCGGCGCGTGCGACAACACCCCCCTGCTCTGGAACGATGCGGGGCGGCTGCACTTGTTCTGGGCGTGGAGCCGGGCGCAAGGCGCCTTTCCATTCCAGTGGATTACGTCTGAGGATAACGGCGCAAGCTGGAGCGAGACCCGGTTCCCCGCGTTCACCGGGGTAATTGGGCCGCATGACCGCCAACCGATCAACCGGGCCTTCCGCACGGCGGACGGGACGGTCTGCCTGCCCAGCGACGGTGTTGGAGGCACGTCGGTGCTCTGGACCAGCCGGAACAACATGCACACGTGGCAAGACAACGGCGGACGCAGCGCGGGCCGTCACACCGTCTATTGCGAGTTGTCGGATGGGCGGCTGCTCGCTCTCGGCGGAAAGAATACGGACATAGCGGGTTACATGCCGAAGGCGATCTCCAGCGACGGCGGCGCGAACTGGCAGGTGACCGCCTCGCCGTTCCCCGCGCTTGCGGCAAACCAGCGCCCAAGCCTGCTGCGGCTACGGAGCGGACGCCTGTTCTTTGCTTCCGACTTTCAGAAACGGGAAGGCGCACAACCTGCGGGCTTCAGCAAGACAGGCAGCTTTGTCGCGTTATCGGATGACGAGGGCGAGACGTGGCGTCTCAGGAAGTTGCCGGGCGCGCAGGAACACGAAAACGGCCCGGGGTTCTTCAACAACCTGCCAGGCGCAACGACCCTTGGTTACTCCGTCGCGCGGCAGGCCCAGAACGGCGTCATCCATCTAATCACCACCATGAATGTTCCATGCCCCCATTTTGAGATGAACGAGGCCTGGATTCTCGCGGATGAACCGGACGAAGTCCCTGAAGACCGCTTGCTTGAAAACACGGCTCATGCCGTACACGACGTGCGTACACACTTGGAGCGGTACCCAGACGGCACACCCAGGCTTGTCTGGAACGCAGGTGTCGGAGACGACGGGCGCTGCCTCCTCCACGGCGTCGAGACGTGGTTCTATCCCGGCGGCTCGAAGCAGTACGAGACTTCTTATGCACTCGGCCGCAAGACGGGCGCCGAGACGCTGTGGCGGCGCGACGGGTCCAAAGCCTGGGAATGGCTGCATGAACCGAATGGCGTTTCCCACTGGACGCAGTGGTGGGAAAAGGGCGTCAAGAAAGCGGAGTCCACTTGGCGGGATGAGCGCGCAACCGGTATCGCGCGCGCCTGGGATTGCGCCGGTTCGCTCGTCGCCGAGTTCGACTTCACCCCGCCTGAATGA
- a CDS encoding amidohydrolase family protein — MKKETLVLRGRYLGEGPVLDCRLRDGCIAAVRRAGRGHADIGHEDAILAPPLFDIQVNGLGGLDLQSPGLQPEHVAAMTRLLANHGVAHWVPTLVTGDLDVMEHCCRAIVAAMREPEVARAMPGIHLEGPFISPVDGPRGAHPRAHVRIPDVKEFDRLYRAADSKVVYATLAPELPGAVPFIRALVRRGVVVSLGHHHASREQIDAAVAAGATMCTHLGNGSAPHMPRHVNPLWPQLADDRLAASLIADGHHLPDEVLKTFVRAKGGDNIVLISDCVYLTGLRAGKYVSFGSEVELRTDGKVCLAGTELLAGSATPLLEGVVHAAAATDLSLGGALRCATSIPARLLGLRYRLGALKKGGRAHVIAFDLTRAGGRVRPRLQAVFIRGRQWL; from the coding sequence TTGAAGAAGGAAACGTTAGTGCTGCGAGGCCGTTACCTTGGCGAAGGGCCCGTGCTCGATTGCAGGTTGCGTGACGGCTGCATCGCCGCCGTGCGGCGAGCGGGACGCGGCCACGCGGACATCGGGCATGAGGATGCGATTCTCGCGCCGCCGCTGTTCGACATTCAGGTGAACGGCCTGGGCGGCCTCGATTTGCAGTCGCCCGGCCTGCAGCCGGAACATGTCGCCGCGATGACACGGCTCCTGGCGAACCACGGCGTGGCGCACTGGGTCCCGACGCTGGTGACGGGGGACCTCGACGTGATGGAACACTGCTGCCGGGCGATAGTCGCGGCGATGCGCGAGCCCGAGGTGGCGCGGGCCATGCCGGGCATTCACCTCGAAGGCCCATTCATTTCACCCGTCGATGGCCCCCGCGGAGCGCATCCGCGTGCGCACGTAAGAATTCCGGACGTGAAGGAATTCGACCGGCTGTACCGTGCGGCGGACTCAAAAGTCGTTTACGCAACCCTCGCGCCGGAACTGCCGGGCGCGGTTCCGTTTATCCGGGCGCTGGTGCGGCGGGGCGTCGTGGTCTCGCTGGGGCATCATCATGCTTCGCGGGAGCAGATCGACGCGGCGGTCGCAGCCGGGGCCACCATGTGTACGCACTTGGGCAACGGGAGTGCGCCGCACATGCCGCGGCATGTGAACCCGCTCTGGCCGCAATTGGCGGACGACCGGCTGGCCGCGTCCTTGATTGCGGACGGACATCACCTGCCTGACGAGGTGTTGAAAACGTTCGTGCGCGCGAAGGGTGGGGACAACATCGTGCTCATCTCTGATTGCGTCTACCTTACGGGGCTGAGAGCGGGAAAGTACGTTTCTTTCGGGTCGGAAGTGGAACTCCGCACGGATGGCAAGGTCTGCCTGGCCGGCACGGAACTGCTGGCGGGCAGCGCGACGCCGCTGCTGGAGGGCGTCGTTCATGCGGCGGCCGCAACGGACCTGTCATTGGGCGGTGCGCTGCGGTGCGCGACGTCCATCCCCGCGCGTTTGCTGGGTCTGCGTTACCGGCTGGGTGCATTGAAGAAGGGGGGGCGCGCGCACGTGATCGCGTTCGACCTGACGCGGGCGGGCGGACGGGTGCGCCCGAGGCTTCAAGCGGTATTCATCCGGGGCAGGCAGTGGCTCTAG